One stretch of Arachis duranensis cultivar V14167 chromosome 1, aradu.V14167.gnm2.J7QH, whole genome shotgun sequence DNA includes these proteins:
- the LOC107469993 gene encoding beta-glucuronosyltransferase GlcAT14B produces the protein MDSNNNNSNNKQQKKKKWFLPLVFSLLISTILILLTIFISSDSTSLLYLYRSRLNTHHQLPNFVESKLNLSPTSSINTVPRIAYLISGSMGDGETLKRTLKALYHPRNQYAVHLDLEAPAHERLDLAKFVREEPLFAAVGNVRMVVKANLVTYRGPTMVTNTLHAAAILLRDGGDWDWFINLSASDYPLVTQDDLLHTLSSIPRHLNFIEHTSDIGWKEDQRAKPVIIDPALYSVNKSDVFWVTERRSVPTQYKLFTGSAWMMLSRQFVEYCLWGWDNLPRIVLMYYANFLSSPEGYFHTVICNADEFRNTTVNHDLHFISWDNPPKQHPHYLTDNNYQKMVESNAPFARKFGRKEPVLDKIDTELLGRNAEGYVPGKWFKQVNPNTSKSYSDIRNITELRPGPGAERLKRLINGLLSSEEFLTRQCS, from the exons ATGGactccaacaacaacaacagcaacaacaagcaacagaagaagaagaaatggttCCTACCACTAGTCTTCTCTCTACTCATATCCACCATACTCATACTCCTCACCATCTTCATCTCCTCAGATTCAACCTCCTTACTCTACCTCTACCGTTCACGCCTCAACACTCACCATCAACTTCCCAATTTTGTTGAGTCCAAGCTCAACCTCTCTCCCACATCTTCCATTAACACTGTTCCAAGGATCGCCTACTTGATCTCCGGTTCAATGGGAGACGGTGAAACTTTGAAGAGGACTCTCAAGGCGCTTTACCATCCAAGGAACCAGTACGCTGTTCACCTCGATCTTGAAGCTCCTGCGCACGAAAGACTGGACCTTGCTAAGTTCGTCAGGGAAGAGCCTTTGTTTGCTGCTGTTGGAAACGTCAGGATGGTGGTCAAGGCTAATTTGGTAACTTACAGGGGACCTACCATGGTTACAAACACGCTTCACGCTGCTGCCATTTTGCTCAGAGATGGTGGTGACTGGGACTGGTTCATCAACCTTAGCGCTTCGGATTATCCGTTGGTCACACAAGATG ATCTGCTACATACACTATCATCTATTCCGAGACATCTAAACTTCATTGAGCACACCAGTGATATTGGTTGGAAAGA GGATCAGAGAGCGAAGCCAGTTATAATTGATCCAGCTCTTTATAGCGTCAATAAATCTGATGTGTTTTGGGTGACAGAGAGAAGAAGTGTGCCCACGCAATATAAGCTGTTTACAG GCTCTGCTTGGATGATGCTATCGCGCCAATTTGTTGAGTACTGTTTATGGGGATGGGATAACTTGCCTAGAATAGTCTTGATGTATTATGCCAACTTTCTATCTTCCCCTGAAGGCTATTTCCACACTGTCATCTGCAATGCTGACGAATTTCGGAACACCACGGTCAACCATGACCTTCACTTCATATCATGGGACAACCCTCCGAAACAGCATCCGCACTACCTTACAGATAATAACTACCAGAAGATGGTGGAAAGCAATGCTCCTTTTGCTCGGAAATTCGGCCGGAAGGAACCAGTCCTGGATAAGATCGATACTGAACTCTTGGGACGAAATGCGGAAGGTTATGTTCCTGGCAAGTGGTTCAAACAAGTAAATCCTAACACCAGCAAATCATATTCTGACATAAGAAATATCACTGAACTGAGGCCTGGCCCCGGCGCGGAAAGGCTTAAACGCCTTATCAATGGTTTGTTATCATCAGAAGAATTTCTAACCAGGCAGTGTTCTTGA